The following are encoded in a window of Planctomycetota bacterium genomic DNA:
- the mtnB gene encoding methylthioribulose 1-phosphate dehydratase — translation MTPLDSARDRLRAIGREFHGRGWSLGTSSNYSVVSSRQPLELLITVSGKDKSALGPDDFVRVDAAGRPCDGFGRKASAETLLHCTIARLLPDVGAILHTHSVWATLLSGADEAVGSVRIGGYEMLKGLEGITTHDTAVEIPVLPNSQDMTPLAESLGQILAPRSGIRRPYGFLLARHGLYTWGTSLDEARRHVEILEFLFEVVFRTRSAGLAPAMARVQQHQQQ, via the coding sequence ATGACGCCCCTCGACAGCGCCCGCGACCGGCTCCGGGCGATCGGCCGCGAGTTTCACGGGCGGGGCTGGTCGCTGGGCACCAGCTCCAACTACAGCGTCGTCTCGTCGCGGCAGCCGCTCGAGCTGCTGATCACCGTCAGCGGCAAGGACAAGTCGGCCCTCGGGCCCGACGACTTCGTCCGCGTCGACGCGGCGGGGCGCCCCTGCGACGGCTTCGGCCGCAAAGCCTCCGCCGAGACGCTCCTCCACTGCACGATCGCCCGGCTGCTCCCCGACGTCGGCGCGATCCTCCACACCCACTCGGTGTGGGCGACGCTCCTGTCGGGGGCCGACGAGGCGGTCGGCAGCGTGCGGATCGGTGGCTACGAGATGCTCAAGGGCCTCGAAGGGATCACGACCCACGACACGGCCGTCGAGATCCCCGTCCTGCCAAACTCCCAGGACATGACTCCGCTCGCCGAATCCCTCGGGCAGATCCTCGCGCCCCGCTCCGGGATCCGCCGCCCCTACGGCTTCCTCCTTGCCCGCCACGGCCTCTACACCTGGGGTACGAGCCTCGACGAAGCGCGGCGGCACGTCGAGATCCTCGAGTTCCTGTTCGAGGTCGTGTTCCGCACCCGCAGCGCGGGCCTCGCCCCCGCCATGGCCCGCGTGCAGCAGCACCAGCAACAGTGA